Sequence from the Anaerobaca lacustris genome:
GTCGAGGGCCTCCTCTTCGTCCATCTCGATATCGAACTCCTCTTCGAAGGCCGCCACCAGCTCGACACTCTGGATCGATTCGGCGCCGAGGTCTTCCACGAAGCGCGAGTTGTCCTGGATCCGTCCCGGATCGATCTTGAGCGTCCTGGCCGTCACTTCTCTGACTCTTTTTTCCACGTCCGACATAGATTCGCTCCAGTCTTGTCCCGTTTCGATCGGCCGGCGCGGCTACTTGCGTCGCGTCCCGGCGAGGACCTTCTTCGGGTCCAGGTTGCGTATCTCGATATCCTTGAAGTAGTTGACCGTGCCGACCTTCATCTCCGCTGTCGCGTCATCGTCGCAGACGATGATCCCGTGCGGGTGCAATTGCAGACAGGAGACGGTCCACATGTGGTTGACGCCGCCTTCGACGGCCTGCTCCAACGCGCGGGCCTTGTTGTGCCCGGAGACGATAATCAGCACCGTCCTGGCGTCCATCACGGTCGCTACGCCGACGGTCAGCGCGGTGCGCGGCACCTTGTTCAGATCGCCGTCGAAGAAGCGGGAGTTCGCGATGATGGTATCCTGGGTCAGCGTCTTGACGCGGGTGCGGCTGGCCAGCGACGAGCCGGGCTCGTTGAAGGCGATGTGCCCGTCCGGACCGATCCCGCCGACGAACAGTTGGATGCCGCCGTAGCTCTTGATCTTCCTCTCGTAGCGGTCGCACTCGGCCTGGAGGTTCTTCGCATTGCCGTTAAGGATGTTCGCGTTGGACTTCTTGATGTCGATCTTCTTGAAGAAGTTGTCCCACATGAAGGAGTAGTAGCTCTGCGGGTGCGATTTCGGCAGCCCCACGTACTCGTCCATGTTGAACGTCACAACGTTGGCGAAGCTGACCTTCTTGGCCCGATTCAGGCGGATCAGCTCCTTGTACATGCCGAGCGGCGACGAGCCGGTAGGCAGGCCGAGCACGAACGGCTTTCGAGCCGTCGGCTTGAAATCGTTGATCGACCGGGCGACGTACGCCGCCGCCCAGGCACTGACCATCTGGTAATCATCCTGGATGATGACCCTCATAACCTGCTTCCTTTCCAATTAGAGATGGATGCGTTCCGTCCCCTGTCGCTGCCCAATGGCCTGCTCGATCCGCTCGATGCGTCGATGCAGCCGGTCGATACTGCTCTTCATTTCCAGCACGAACTGGTTCTCTTCATACAGGCCCCGGACCTGCCGGAAGTCCCGCTCGACGTCGCCGGCCTCGCCGTCCTGCC
This genomic interval carries:
- the acpP gene encoding acyl carrier protein translates to MSDVEKRVREVTARTLKIDPGRIQDNSRFVEDLGAESIQSVELVAAFEEEFDIEMDEEEALDVKTVGKAVEFIQRYL
- the nagB gene encoding glucosamine-6-phosphate deaminase, with translation MRVIIQDDYQMVSAWAAAYVARSINDFKPTARKPFVLGLPTGSSPLGMYKELIRLNRAKKVSFANVVTFNMDEYVGLPKSHPQSYYSFMWDNFFKKIDIKKSNANILNGNAKNLQAECDRYERKIKSYGGIQLFVGGIGPDGHIAFNEPGSSLASRTRVKTLTQDTIIANSRFFDGDLNKVPRTALTVGVATVMDARTVLIIVSGHNKARALEQAVEGGVNHMWTVSCLQLHPHGIIVCDDDATAEMKVGTVNYFKDIEIRNLDPKKVLAGTRRK